From a region of the Haloferax volcanii DS2 genome:
- a CDS encoding oxidoreductase translates to MTDDALFDATSLNDLSLSNRVGLAPMTRISATDEGLATNEMAHYYRKFADGGFGFLVTEGVYTDDAYSQGYLNQPGLVTDDHVEAWTNVTDAVHEVDTPIFAQLMHAGAQSQGNPHLDGDRTLAPSAVQPDGQKAEAYGGSGEFAVPKAADETDLETAREGFVRAATNAVEAGFDGVELHGANGYLLNEFLAANANRRDDEYGGGPESRVKFPAEVLSAVTDAVPEEFVVGIRVSQEKVTDGDYEWPEGEDAAAVFFEELSAAGADYVHTTETDATTPTFGADGPTLAEAAAEYVTDDTVVIANGGLGDPDAARAAVDAGADLFTLGTSALANPDWPARVAAGDDLDAFDPAKYLAPTAGLSDHEVPSEPPLADD, encoded by the coding sequence ATGACCGACGACGCGCTGTTCGACGCGACGAGCCTGAACGACCTGTCGCTTTCCAACCGAGTCGGGCTGGCACCGATGACGCGCATCAGCGCCACCGACGAAGGACTGGCGACCAACGAGATGGCCCACTACTACCGGAAGTTCGCCGACGGCGGCTTCGGCTTTCTCGTCACCGAGGGCGTCTACACGGACGACGCGTACAGTCAGGGATACCTGAACCAGCCGGGACTCGTCACCGACGACCACGTCGAGGCGTGGACGAACGTCACGGACGCCGTCCACGAGGTCGACACACCGATTTTCGCGCAGTTGATGCACGCCGGGGCGCAGTCGCAGGGCAACCCCCACCTCGACGGCGACCGGACGCTCGCGCCCTCCGCGGTCCAGCCCGACGGCCAGAAGGCCGAGGCCTACGGCGGCAGCGGCGAGTTCGCGGTCCCGAAGGCGGCCGACGAGACCGACCTCGAAACCGCCCGCGAGGGGTTCGTGCGGGCGGCGACGAACGCGGTCGAAGCCGGCTTCGACGGCGTGGAACTCCACGGCGCGAACGGCTACCTACTCAACGAGTTCCTCGCGGCGAACGCGAACCGACGCGACGACGAGTACGGCGGCGGTCCCGAGTCCCGCGTGAAATTCCCCGCCGAGGTGCTTTCGGCGGTCACCGACGCGGTTCCCGAGGAGTTCGTCGTCGGCATCCGCGTCTCGCAGGAGAAAGTGACCGACGGCGACTACGAGTGGCCCGAGGGCGAGGACGCGGCCGCGGTCTTCTTCGAGGAGCTGTCGGCGGCCGGAGCCGACTACGTCCACACGACCGAGACCGACGCGACGACTCCGACCTTCGGCGCGGACGGTCCGACACTCGCTGAGGCCGCCGCCGAGTACGTCACCGACGACACGGTCGTCATCGCCAACGGCGGGCTCGGGGACCCGGACGCGGCGCGGGCCGCCGTCGACGCCGGCGCGGACCTGTTCACGCTGGGCACGAGCGCGCTCGCCAACCCGGACTGGCCGGCGCGCGTGGCCGCCGGCGACGACCTCGACGCGTTCGACCCGGCGAAGTACCTCGCGCCGACCGCCGGGCTCTCGGACCACGAGGTCCCGTCCGAGCCGCCGCTCGCGGACGACTGA
- a CDS encoding aspartate kinase, with protein MRVVAKFGGTSLGSGDRINRAADSIAAAVEHGHEIAVVASAMGSTTDDLLDEIKFEADDRDRAEIVSMGERTSVRMLKAALAARGVNALFVEPGTDEWPVITNDLGEVDVEATRERAAKLAAELDGVVPVITGFLAQNHDGEITTLGRGGSDTSAVMLGNYMDADEVVIVTDVEGVMTGDPRVVEGARNVGRITVDELRNLSFRGAEVVAPSALSYKDAALDVRVVHYQHGDLLTGGTLIEGEFHNLIDMQEEPLACLTVAGRAIRNRPGILADLSAALREEDINVDSVASGMDSITFYVLEDDSDRAEAVLHDRVVADDALSSVTVEDDIAVVRVTGGELPNRPGVILDIVEPLSEAGINIHDAITSATSVAIFVAWDDREETLGIIQDEF; from the coding sequence ATGCGCGTAGTCGCGAAGTTCGGCGGCACCTCGCTCGGTAGCGGCGACCGAATCAACCGCGCCGCCGACTCCATCGCCGCGGCCGTCGAACACGGCCACGAAATCGCCGTCGTCGCCTCCGCGATGGGCTCGACGACCGACGACCTCCTCGACGAAATCAAGTTCGAGGCCGACGACCGCGACCGCGCCGAAATCGTCTCGATGGGCGAGCGGACCAGCGTGCGCATGCTCAAGGCGGCGCTGGCCGCCCGCGGCGTCAACGCCCTGTTCGTCGAGCCCGGCACCGACGAGTGGCCGGTCATCACGAACGACCTCGGCGAGGTCGACGTCGAGGCGACCCGAGAGCGGGCCGCGAAGCTCGCCGCCGAACTCGACGGCGTCGTCCCGGTCATCACCGGCTTCCTCGCGCAGAACCACGACGGCGAAATCACGACGCTCGGCCGCGGCGGCTCCGACACCTCCGCCGTGATGCTCGGCAACTACATGGACGCCGACGAGGTCGTCATCGTGACCGACGTGGAGGGCGTCATGACCGGCGACCCGCGCGTGGTTGAAGGCGCGCGCAACGTCGGCCGCATCACCGTCGACGAGCTTCGGAACCTCTCGTTCCGCGGGGCCGAGGTCGTCGCGCCGTCGGCGCTGTCGTACAAGGACGCGGCGCTGGACGTTCGCGTCGTCCACTACCAGCACGGCGACCTGCTCACCGGCGGGACGCTCATCGAAGGCGAGTTCCACAACCTCATCGACATGCAGGAAGAGCCCCTCGCGTGTCTCACGGTGGCCGGGCGAGCGATTCGCAACCGACCGGGAATCCTCGCGGACCTCTCGGCAGCCCTCCGAGAAGAGGACATCAACGTCGACTCGGTCGCCTCCGGGATGGACTCTATCACGTTCTACGTCCTCGAAGACGACTCCGACCGGGCCGAGGCCGTCCTCCACGACCGCGTCGTCGCCGACGACGCGCTGTCGTCGGTCACCGTCGAAGACGACATCGCCGTCGTCCGCGTCACCGGCGGCGAACTCCCGAACCGCCCCGGCGTCATCCTCGACATCGTCGAGCCGCTGTCCGAGGCCGGCATCAACATCCACGACGCCATCACCTCCGCGACCTCCGTCGCCATCTTCGTGGCGTGGGACGACCGCGAGGAGACGCTCGGCATCATCCAAGACGAGTTCTGA
- a CDS encoding DNA-directed DNA polymerase II small subunit yields the protein MPLETPARIVRTLVGRGYNAEREAVTLIAGSDDPGRTLARVVEAAPDDALRITADHVREVLASAPAADPSGTEPTPPAAADAANAADADPAASAASDPSVSAATSHDNAAHTDQSAPAEAQGTPGGRNVDPALRSLEIANDMTGQSTGTGEYDDFVKVFRDRYEKLSKLLRGRVNHRPAKAISNMSGGEDAELIGLVDDVRSTKSGHWIIDLEDTTGTFPCLVMKDKDIAGYVDELLMDECIAVQGTLSGDAGILFVDSMHFPDVPRSHRSNTADRDVQAALISDVHVGSQEFMADAWNRFADWLHTEEAARIEYLLIAGDMVEGVGVYPNQDEELDVIDIYEQYEAFSEHLKSVPGDLEIVMIPGNHDAVRLAEPQPGFDDELRDIMSAHDARITSNPSMVTLEGVNVLMYHGVSLDEVIAELPADKASYDEPHKAMYQLLKKRHVAPQFGGHTRLAPEELDYLVMEDVPDIFHTGHVHKLGWGKYHNVLAVNSGCWQAQTDFQKSVNIDPDAGYAPIVDLDTLNMTVRKFS from the coding sequence GTGCCACTGGAGACGCCGGCGCGCATCGTCCGGACGCTCGTCGGTCGCGGCTACAACGCCGAACGCGAGGCCGTGACCCTCATCGCCGGCTCCGACGACCCCGGCCGAACCCTCGCCCGCGTCGTCGAAGCCGCCCCGGACGACGCGCTTCGCATCACCGCCGACCACGTCCGCGAGGTGCTCGCGTCCGCCCCCGCCGCGGACCCGTCGGGAACCGAACCGACGCCCCCGGCCGCTGCGGACGCTGCGAACGCCGCGGATGCCGACCCAGCCGCCTCCGCCGCATCAGACCCCTCCGTTTCCGCTGCAACATCGCACGACAACGCGGCCCACACCGACCAGTCTGCTCCAGCCGAAGCGCAGGGGACACCGGGCGGCCGGAACGTCGACCCGGCGCTTCGGTCCCTCGAAATCGCCAACGACATGACCGGCCAGTCGACGGGTACCGGCGAGTACGACGACTTCGTGAAGGTGTTCCGCGACCGCTACGAGAAGCTCTCGAAACTGCTCCGCGGGCGCGTCAACCACCGCCCCGCGAAGGCCATCTCGAACATGTCCGGCGGCGAGGACGCCGAACTCATCGGCCTCGTCGACGACGTGCGCTCCACCAAGAGCGGCCACTGGATTATCGACCTTGAGGACACGACGGGGACGTTCCCCTGTCTCGTGATGAAGGACAAGGACATCGCGGGCTACGTCGACGAACTCCTCATGGACGAGTGCATCGCGGTGCAGGGGACGCTGTCGGGCGACGCGGGCATCCTCTTCGTCGACTCGATGCACTTCCCCGACGTGCCGCGGAGCCACCGCTCCAACACCGCCGACAGGGACGTGCAGGCGGCGCTCATCTCCGACGTGCACGTCGGCAGTCAGGAGTTCATGGCCGACGCGTGGAACCGCTTTGCCGACTGGCTCCACACCGAGGAGGCAGCGCGCATCGAGTACCTCCTCATCGCCGGCGACATGGTCGAAGGCGTCGGCGTCTACCCGAATCAGGACGAAGAACTCGACGTCATCGACATCTACGAGCAGTACGAGGCGTTCTCCGAGCACCTCAAATCGGTGCCCGGCGACCTCGAAATCGTGATGATTCCGGGCAACCACGACGCGGTCCGACTCGCGGAGCCCCAACCCGGCTTCGACGACGAACTCCGCGACATCATGTCGGCTCACGACGCCCGCATCACGAGCAATCCCTCGATGGTCACGCTCGAAGGCGTCAACGTCCTCATGTACCACGGTGTCTCGCTTGACGAGGTCATCGCCGAACTGCCGGCCGACAAGGCGAGCTACGACGAGCCGCACAAGGCGATGTACCAGCTTTTGAAAAAGCGTCACGTCGCGCCGCAGTTCGGGGGCCACACCCGCCTCGCGCCCGAGGAACTCGACTACCTCGTCATGGAGGACGTGCCCGACATCTTCCACACCGGCCACGTCCACAAGCTCGGTTGGGGCAAGTACCACAACGTCCTCGCGGTCAACTCCGGCTGCTGGCAGGCCCAGACCGACTTCCAGAAATCGGTCAACATCGACCCCGACGCCGGCTACGCGCCCATCGTCGACCTCGACACGCTGAACATGACGGTCCGGAAGTTCTCCTGA
- a CDS encoding ZIP family metal transporter has product MTAVEELFVSLAGSNPVMQGLLGGIVIAGMNMLGALLILVWRDPSKRSLDTLLGFAAGVMLAASFTSLILPGIEAAGGSPIPVLVGFVIGVVVLDQADLWIPHVHILVTGKTRADAPETDKKMASVVLFIVAITIHNMPEGLAVGVGFGSGDLGTAVPLMLAIGIQNIPEGLAVSIAAVNAGLRNTTYATFAGIRAGLVEIPLAVFGAWAIQYAAALLPYAMGFAAGAMLFVISDEIVPETHSNGHERVATFGTMVGVVVMLYLDVTLG; this is encoded by the coding sequence GTGACGGCGGTCGAAGAGCTGTTCGTCTCGCTCGCCGGCTCGAACCCGGTGATGCAGGGCCTCCTCGGCGGCATCGTCATCGCCGGGATGAACATGCTCGGCGCGCTCCTCATTCTCGTCTGGCGCGACCCCTCGAAGCGCTCGCTCGACACGCTCCTCGGCTTCGCCGCCGGCGTCATGCTCGCCGCGAGTTTCACGAGCCTCATCCTCCCCGGCATCGAGGCGGCGGGCGGGAGTCCGATTCCCGTCCTCGTCGGCTTCGTCATCGGCGTCGTCGTCCTCGACCAAGCCGACCTGTGGATTCCGCACGTCCACATCCTCGTGACCGGCAAGACCCGAGCGGACGCCCCGGAGACGGACAAAAAGATGGCCTCTGTCGTCCTGTTTATCGTCGCCATCACCATCCATAACATGCCCGAGGGCCTCGCCGTCGGGGTCGGTTTCGGCTCCGGCGACCTCGGGACCGCCGTCCCGCTGATGCTCGCCATCGGCATCCAGAACATCCCCGAGGGGCTGGCCGTCTCCATCGCCGCCGTCAACGCCGGGCTTCGGAACACGACCTACGCGACGTTCGCGGGTATCCGCGCCGGCCTCGTGGAGATTCCGCTCGCCGTCTTCGGCGCGTGGGCCATCCAGTACGCCGCGGCGCTGCTTCCCTACGCGATGGGCTTCGCCGCCGGCGCGATGCTGTTCGTCATCTCCGACGAGATCGTCCCCGAGACGCACTCGAACGGCCACGAGCGCGTGGCGACGTTCGGGACGATGGTCGGCGTCGTCGTGATGCTCTACCTCGACGTGACGCTCGGGTAG
- a CDS encoding IMP cyclohydrolase, with protein MYVGRFVVVSPGIGAYRVSSRSFPNRRVVDRDDALTVGPTPDAPETDNPYIAYNCVREGGDYVVVGNGSQVDPVAEKLDLGYPPRDALAEILLALDYEKDDYDTPRIAGVVGDDEAYIGIVRKDALVVEAVTEPTLVATYEEDDPRAFDLDAETAADAARELYDHEFEHAVCAAAATVGDAVETSFYNGE; from the coding sequence ATGTACGTCGGACGTTTCGTCGTCGTTAGTCCCGGAATCGGTGCGTATCGCGTCTCCTCTCGGTCCTTCCCGAACCGACGGGTCGTCGACCGGGACGACGCCCTGACCGTCGGGCCGACGCCCGACGCCCCCGAGACCGACAACCCCTACATCGCCTACAACTGCGTCCGCGAGGGCGGCGACTACGTCGTCGTCGGCAACGGCTCGCAGGTCGACCCCGTCGCGGAGAAACTCGACCTCGGCTACCCGCCGCGCGACGCGCTCGCGGAGATTCTGCTCGCGCTCGACTACGAGAAAGACGACTACGACACGCCCCGCATCGCTGGCGTCGTCGGCGACGACGAGGCCTACATCGGCATCGTCCGCAAGGACGCCCTCGTCGTCGAAGCTGTCACCGAACCGACGCTCGTGGCGACCTACGAGGAAGACGACCCGCGCGCGTTCGACCTCGACGCCGAGACCGCCGCCGACGCGGCCCGCGAACTGTACGACCACGAGTTCGAACACGCCGTCTGCGCCGCCGCCGCGACCGTCGGCGACGCCGTCGAAACCTCCTTCTACAACGGCGAATAA
- a CDS encoding Cdc6/Cdc18 family protein codes for MDEEENPRGGARGEAGNSTPDDGGADADADAGTDTDDTPSNDASGGDGSADSSAVEDDVSPEDIDIQASIGPDADAPDASDEDLDQHKDPDVGLDKVVLNDDEGSKGLFDDLLAGEPIFENKEVLRPSYTPHELPHRTDQINQMATILVSALRGETPSNILIYGKTGTGKTASAKFVSQELESTSQKYDVPCEVEYINCEVTDTQYRVLAQLANKFIEKNVERIEAEQERLDEMRTRATEDPNALEETPYDSIAEIDERAAELDDDADEMETVPMTGWPTDRVYTTFFDAVDYKERVVVIMLDEIDKLVEKSGDDTLYNLSRMNSELDNSRISIMGISNDLKFTDFLDPRVKSSLGEEEIVFPPYDANQLRDILQHRADVAFKPGALTDDVIPLCAAFAAQEHGDARRALDLLRTAGELAERGQADTVEEAHVRQAQDKIELDRVVEVVRTLPTQSKIVLFAIILLEKNGVRNINTGEVFNIYKRLCEEIDADVLTQRRVTDLISELDMLGIVNAVVVSKGRYGRTKEISLSVPIDETEAVLLTDSRLGDIESAQPFVQARFDN; via the coding sequence ATGGACGAGGAAGAGAATCCGCGAGGCGGCGCACGAGGGGAAGCCGGGAACAGCACGCCGGACGACGGCGGCGCGGACGCCGACGCCGATGCTGGCACCGACACCGACGACACACCCAGTAACGACGCGTCCGGCGGTGACGGTTCCGCCGACAGTTCCGCCGTCGAGGACGACGTGTCGCCCGAAGACATCGACATTCAGGCGAGCATCGGTCCCGACGCCGACGCGCCCGACGCGTCCGACGAGGACCTCGACCAGCACAAAGACCCCGACGTCGGCCTCGACAAAGTCGTTCTCAACGACGACGAGGGGTCGAAGGGGCTGTTCGACGACCTTCTCGCCGGCGAGCCGATTTTCGAGAACAAGGAAGTCCTCCGCCCGTCGTACACGCCACACGAACTCCCGCACCGGACCGACCAGATAAACCAGATGGCGACGATTCTCGTCTCCGCCCTGCGCGGAGAGACGCCGTCGAACATCCTCATCTACGGGAAGACGGGGACCGGTAAGACCGCGAGCGCGAAGTTCGTCAGCCAGGAGCTCGAATCCACCTCCCAGAAGTACGACGTGCCCTGCGAGGTCGAGTACATCAACTGCGAGGTGACGGACACGCAGTACCGCGTGCTCGCCCAACTCGCGAACAAGTTCATCGAGAAGAACGTCGAGCGCATCGAGGCCGAACAGGAGCGCCTCGACGAGATGCGCACGCGGGCGACCGAAGACCCCAACGCCCTCGAAGAGACGCCGTACGACTCCATCGCCGAAATCGACGAGCGCGCGGCGGAACTCGACGACGACGCCGACGAGATGGAGACGGTGCCGATGACCGGGTGGCCGACCGACCGCGTCTACACGACGTTCTTCGACGCCGTCGACTACAAAGAGCGGGTGGTCGTCATCATGCTCGACGAAATCGACAAACTGGTCGAGAAGTCGGGCGACGACACGCTGTACAACCTCTCGCGGATGAACTCCGAACTCGATAACTCCCGCATCTCCATTATGGGTATCTCGAACGACCTGAAGTTCACCGACTTCCTCGACCCCCGGGTCAAGTCGAGCCTCGGCGAGGAGGAAATCGTCTTCCCGCCGTACGACGCCAACCAGCTCCGCGACATCCTCCAGCACCGCGCCGACGTGGCGTTCAAGCCCGGCGCGCTCACCGACGACGTGATTCCGCTGTGCGCCGCGTTCGCCGCGCAGGAACACGGCGACGCCCGGCGCGCGCTCGACTTGCTCCGCACGGCCGGCGAACTCGCGGAGCGCGGGCAGGCCGACACCGTCGAGGAGGCCCACGTCCGGCAGGCGCAGGACAAAATCGAACTCGACCGGGTGGTCGAGGTCGTCCGCACCCTGCCCACGCAGTCGAAAATCGTCCTCTTCGCCATCATCCTCCTGGAGAAAAACGGCGTCCGCAACATCAACACCGGCGAGGTGTTCAACATCTACAAGCGCCTCTGCGAGGAGATCGACGCCGACGTGCTGACCCAGCGCCGCGTCACCGACCTCATCTCGGAACTCGACATGCTCGGCATCGTCAACGCCGTCGTCGTCTCGAAGGGTCGCTACGGCCGGACCAAGGAAATCAGCCTGTCCGTCCCCATCGACGAGACCGAGGCCGTCCTGCTGACGGACTCCCGACTCGGCGACATCGAGAGCGCACAGCCGTTCGTGCAGGCGCGGTTCGACAACTGA
- the cgi121 gene encoding KEOPS complex subunit Cgi121, with amino-acid sequence MRLLEAEATVSDLDSFIAAVGDVADETGATVQAFDARYVVDREHLERAVELADRAIARGNEIARDRAVEILLYASGRRQINRAFEIGVSEGTLPVVVLVDGGDEAAAEAALFDRLDFEPAETLGDYDESLVRDVFDVGETELHVVDGDLPALVRERVALLAVDR; translated from the coding sequence ATGAGGCTCCTCGAAGCCGAGGCGACCGTCTCGGACCTCGATTCGTTCATCGCGGCCGTCGGCGACGTGGCCGACGAGACGGGCGCGACGGTGCAGGCGTTCGACGCCCGGTACGTCGTGGACCGCGAGCACCTCGAACGAGCGGTCGAGCTCGCCGACAGGGCCATCGCCCGCGGCAACGAAATCGCCCGCGACCGCGCCGTCGAAATCCTCCTCTACGCCAGCGGCCGCCGGCAGATTAACCGCGCGTTCGAAATCGGCGTCTCGGAAGGGACGCTCCCCGTCGTGGTTCTCGTCGACGGCGGCGACGAGGCCGCCGCCGAGGCCGCGCTGTTCGACCGCCTCGACTTCGAACCCGCAGAGACCCTCGGTGATTACGACGAGAGCCTCGTCCGCGACGTGTTCGACGTGGGCGAGACGGAGTTGCACGTCGTCGACGGCGACCTCCCCGCGCTGGTCAGAGAGCGAGTGGCGCTCCTCGCGGTCGACCGCTAA
- a CDS encoding metallophosphoesterase family protein, with product MRLGVISDVHGNLPALEAVLESMPSVDRLVCAGDVVGYNPWPEECVSELAERDVPTVSGNHDRAVTSGTGFRFNSMAAAGVDYARDALSPASMDWLSALPKNRTLADGRVKLAHGHPNHPDRYTYPDDFSPSLLDDEDLLVLGHTHVQGYRIYDDGIVLNPGSVGQPRDGDPRAAYAVVDLDAMEIEAERVNYDIDRVAERVRKAGLPERLASRLYEGK from the coding sequence ATGCGTCTGGGCGTCATCTCGGACGTGCACGGGAACCTCCCGGCACTCGAAGCGGTGCTCGAATCGATGCCCTCGGTCGACCGACTGGTCTGCGCCGGCGACGTGGTCGGCTACAACCCGTGGCCCGAGGAGTGCGTGTCCGAACTCGCAGAACGGGACGTGCCGACCGTCTCGGGGAACCACGACCGCGCGGTCACGTCGGGGACCGGCTTCCGCTTCAACAGCATGGCGGCCGCGGGCGTCGACTACGCCCGCGACGCGCTGTCGCCGGCGTCGATGGATTGGCTCTCGGCGCTTCCGAAGAACCGGACGCTCGCCGACGGCCGAGTCAAACTCGCCCACGGCCACCCGAACCACCCCGACCGCTACACCTATCCCGACGACTTCTCGCCGTCGCTCCTCGACGACGAGGACCTGCTGGTGTTGGGCCACACCCACGTGCAGGGCTACCGAATCTACGACGACGGAATCGTGCTGAACCCCGGTAGCGTCGGCCAGCCCCGCGACGGCGACCCGCGGGCGGCCTACGCGGTCGTCGACCTCGACGCGATGGAAATCGAGGCGGAACGCGTCAACTACGACATCGACCGCGTCGCGGAGCGCGTACGCAAGGCCGGCCTGCCGGAGCGACTGGCGAGTCGGCTGTACGAGGGAAAATAG
- a CDS encoding tryptophanase, with protein sequence MKSYKAKMVEPIELPSREEREAALERAGYNAFNLDARDVYIDLLTDSGTGTMSAEQWAAMIRGDEAYAGSESFARLAESVRDVMGFEHVVPTHQGRGAENVLYGVLLEDGDVVPNNSHFDTTRAHVVNQGAEPVDCPSPAARDPNSTETFKGNFDIDAGYALVEEVGADAIPVVALTITNNSVAGQPVSMANIRATAEFARDIDAMFVIDACRFAENAHFIKTHEAGYENHSVAEIARAQFEHADAITMSGKKDALVNIGGFAAMRDETVFEHAKQRAILYEGFPTYGGLSGRDIEAMAVGLREAVTPPYVTDRVEQVAELGDLLVEAGVPVYQPTGGHAVYLDAGEVFPHIPKEEFPGQELVCALYLEGGVRGVELGGFAFPGTDRPDLVRLALPRRTYSREHLEHVAETAAKVMASAGEYGGLEIVAEPPMKELRHFSSRLEPVSN encoded by the coding sequence ATGAAATCGTACAAGGCGAAGATGGTCGAGCCCATCGAACTCCCCTCGCGCGAGGAGCGCGAGGCCGCCCTCGAACGCGCCGGCTACAACGCGTTCAACCTCGACGCTCGCGACGTGTACATCGACCTCCTGACCGACTCGGGGACGGGAACGATGTCCGCAGAGCAGTGGGCCGCGATGATTCGCGGCGACGAGGCCTACGCCGGCAGCGAGTCGTTCGCCCGACTCGCGGAGTCGGTCCGCGACGTGATGGGATTCGAGCACGTCGTGCCGACCCATCAGGGCCGCGGCGCTGAGAACGTCCTCTACGGCGTCCTCTTGGAGGACGGCGACGTGGTGCCGAACAACTCCCATTTCGACACGACCCGCGCCCACGTCGTCAATCAGGGCGCGGAGCCGGTCGACTGCCCGTCGCCCGCCGCTCGCGACCCCAACTCGACGGAGACGTTCAAGGGCAACTTCGACATCGACGCGGGCTACGCGCTCGTCGAGGAGGTCGGGGCCGACGCGATTCCCGTCGTCGCCCTCACCATCACGAACAACTCCGTCGCCGGCCAGCCGGTCTCGATGGCGAACATCCGCGCCACCGCCGAGTTCGCCCGCGACATCGACGCCATGTTCGTCATCGACGCCTGTCGGTTCGCGGAGAACGCCCACTTCATCAAGACCCACGAGGCGGGCTACGAGAACCACTCGGTCGCCGAAATCGCCCGCGCGCAGTTCGAACACGCAGACGCCATCACGATGTCCGGGAAGAAGGACGCCCTCGTCAACATCGGCGGCTTCGCCGCGATGCGCGACGAGACGGTGTTCGAACACGCGAAACAGCGCGCCATCCTCTACGAGGGCTTTCCCACCTACGGCGGCCTCTCGGGCCGCGACATCGAGGCGATGGCCGTCGGCCTCCGCGAGGCCGTCACACCGCCGTACGTGACCGACCGCGTCGAGCAGGTGGCCGAACTGGGCGACCTGCTGGTCGAGGCCGGCGTCCCCGTCTACCAACCGACCGGCGGGCACGCGGTCTACCTCGACGCCGGCGAGGTGTTCCCGCACATCCCGAAAGAGGAGTTCCCCGGACAGGAACTCGTCTGCGCGCTCTACCTCGAAGGCGGCGTTCGCGGCGTCGAACTCGGCGGCTTCGCGTTCCCCGGCACCGACCGGCCAGACCTCGTGCGCCTCGCGCTCCCGCGGCGCACATACAGCCGCGAACACCTCGAACACGTCGCCGAGACGGCCGCGAAGGTGATGGCCTCGGCCGGCGAATACGGCGGCCTCGAAATCGTCGCGGAGCCGCCGATGAAGGAGCTTCGGCATTTCTCGTCGCGGCTCGAACCGGTGTCGAACTGA
- a CDS encoding S26 family signal peptidase, with product MLTRLRTAEEGPLLFVRELLTSALAVLAVGLLLFALSGVWPPMVAVESGSMEPHMHKGDLVFITGPERYAPDSAVEGTAVVTAETGAEVDYRKFGGPGSVIVYDDPGSAGPPIIHRAMFWVDDGENWYDRANPEYMSADNCRELANCPAEYSGFITKGDNNPRYDQVSGIADPVRPEWVQGVARIRIPLLGWVRLTLANSIATTTPVAPAPVEFVDVPTMETAVPDASTANAPAGDAPGSDAAATTAPLRVEAGNTPMRTAALAA from the coding sequence GTGCTAACTCGGCTTCGGACGGCAGAGGAGGGGCCGCTTCTGTTCGTCCGCGAACTCCTGACGAGCGCGCTCGCCGTGTTGGCCGTCGGGTTGCTCCTGTTCGCGCTGAGCGGCGTGTGGCCGCCGATGGTCGCCGTCGAAAGCGGGAGCATGGAACCGCACATGCACAAAGGCGACCTCGTGTTCATCACGGGACCGGAGCGATACGCCCCCGACTCGGCGGTCGAGGGGACCGCCGTCGTCACGGCCGAGACGGGCGCGGAGGTCGACTACCGGAAGTTCGGCGGCCCCGGGAGCGTCATCGTCTACGACGACCCCGGGTCGGCAGGTCCCCCGATTATCCACCGGGCGATGTTCTGGGTCGACGACGGAGAGAACTGGTACGACCGGGCGAACCCCGAGTACATGTCGGCCGACAACTGCCGAGAACTCGCCAACTGCCCCGCCGAGTACAGCGGCTTCATCACGAAAGGCGACAACAACCCCCGGTACGACCAAGTAAGCGGCATCGCCGACCCGGTCCGCCCCGAGTGGGTCCAAGGCGTCGCGCGAATCCGTATCCCGCTTCTCGGGTGGGTTCGGCTGACGCTCGCCAACTCGATAGCGACGACGACGCCGGTCGCGCCCGCCCCTGTCGAGTTCGTCGACGTGCCGACGATGGAAACGGCGGTTCCCGACGCGTCGACGGCAAACGCGCCGGCAGGCGACGCGCCGGGAAGCGACGCGGCGGCGACGACGGCACCGCTTCGGGTCGAAGCGGGGAACACACCGATGCGGACCGCCGCGCTCGCGGCGTGA